The genomic interval TGTTACTTTGCAGCGTAGAGTCATTCGGTGGATTCCAGCAAGGATGAGGACCGTGGAGCTTCGCGACGCCTTATCTCAAATCTCTGATATTCGTCTGCAAATGGCACGGACAGAGTTGTTTCGTGGCTATCGCCCGATCACGGTCGGTTTTTCGGGCATGCTCGGATTGCTCGCGGCGTCCGTTCAGCCTTACTGCATCGCTCGTCCCGAACTGGAACTTGGGCGGTTTCTGCTGCTTTGGTGCACCGTCGCGTCGGTCAGCCTGATCGTCATTGGGATGGAACTCATCTGGTCGATTCGCCGAACTGGTGCGGGCTTCGTTCGCCAGACAACGTTACTTGCGGTTGAGCAATTCCTGCCGTGTGTCGCGGTCGGCGGTTTGCTGACGCTCTGCGTCGTCCGTAGTTCGCCCGATGTCGCGTGGATGCTGCCGGGACTGTGGTCGTTGCTTTTCGGACTGGGCGTCTTCGCGTCGGCACGCTCGCTGCCTCGCCCCGTGATCTGGGCAGGCCTGTATTACGTCATGTGTGGCTGTGGTTGTCTGCTTTGGGGACGCGGTGAAAATGCCTTGGCTGCATGGCAGATGGCAGTCAGTTTTGGCGGCGGTCAGCTCCTGAGTGCGGCAATTCTCTATTGGAGCTTGGAGCGAGCCAATGGCCGGTAAACGAAAGCCCGCAAAGAGAATTGCGGAGGCGGCGCCCACGGCGGAAGGCCGGTTCTCGTACGAGGGGCTGGAGCGAGTCATACACGAAAAAGCACGGCTTGGAATTCTGGCTTCGCTTGCGTCTAATGCGAATGGACTATTGTTTAACGACCTGAAGCAGCTTTGCACGTTGACTGACGGGAATCTCAGCCGACATTTGGATGTGCTAAGTGAGGCCGGTTTGATTGAAGTCTGGAAGAGTACCTCCGGATCGCGTACTCAGACGATGTATCGCTTTTCGGCGACGGGACGACAGCGATTCGCCGAATACATCAGTGTGCTCGAGAAAGTCGTCACCGATGCCCAATCCGAATTGCAACCAAGTTCCGATAAGCCAGAGCGATCGAACGGCTGGGCACCGGCGTGAGCGGACCAGTCTTCTTTTTGTCTATTCACTTTGTAATGCAAAGCTGTTGCGATGGCTGATGCAGATTCTGCGGGCAGTCAACGCTGGAATGGACAAGGTTAACCGTTCACAGGCCGGGGACTGGCTCATTTTCCCGCGACCAAGGGAAGGATTACTCCATTCGATGCGCTGTGGATTCCAATTTGACTGGGAAAGGACAATGTGCCTGTCCACCTCTCTTTGGGCTGTGAGCGGTTACATGAACAAGAGCATCTTGCGTTGAGCGTGAAGTGAATTTCTGTTGGACACGAGCTACTGATGGAAGGAATGAAGACAGATGAGAGATCAATGCAGGGGGGCTTTGATTGGCTTGGCCATTGGCGATGCATTGGGAGCCGCAGTTGAGTTCAAACCACCGGGAAGCTTTGAGCCTGTAACCGGCTATCGAAATGGCGGCCCGCATCGACTCGCGGCAGGTGAGTGGACGGATGATACCAGTATGGCGTTAGCCCTTGCCGATAGCCTGGCCCGGGTGGGATGGGATCTAAACGATCAAACGGATCGGTATCTCCAATGGTGGACCCAAGGAAAATATTCCGTCAATCAACGATGTTTTGATATTGGCGGAACGACTCAGACCGCATTGACTCAGTTTCTTGCCACTGGTGACGCGCGGACGTCAGGTGATCGATCAGAGCAGGCGAGTGGGAATGGATCGATCATGCGTCTGGCGCCGGTGCCGATCCGTTTTGGCCATCTGTATCCAGACCGCCTCGCCGATTTCGCAGAGCTTGCCGAGGAATCAAGTTTGCCGACGCATGCCAGCGAACAGTGTCTGTCTGCCTGTCGCTATCTCGCCACGGTCGTTGCGGCGTTGATTCGTGGTGAAGAGCGGGACGTGGTGCTATCGCCCGATTGGAAATCGTTGAAGCAGCTTCAGGAGATTAAGCCGCTGCATCCCCTGATTGAAGAGATCGCGCAAGGAAGCTTTCGAGAGAAGCAGGTACCCGACATCCGTGGTTCAGGCTGGGTCGTCAAAAGTCTTGAGGCCGCGCTTTGGGCATTTCACGATTCCAGCTCATTCGAAGAAGCCGTCCTGAAAGCGGTCAATCTCGGTGACGATGCCGATACCACGGGCGCCGTCTGCGGACAATTGGCCGGTGCCT from Schlesneria paludicola DSM 18645 carries:
- a CDS encoding ADP-ribosylglycohydrolase family protein, with the protein product MRDQCRGALIGLAIGDALGAAVEFKPPGSFEPVTGYRNGGPHRLAAGEWTDDTSMALALADSLARVGWDLNDQTDRYLQWWTQGKYSVNQRCFDIGGTTQTALTQFLATGDARTSGDRSEQASGNGSIMRLAPVPIRFGHLYPDRLADFAELAEESSLPTHASEQCLSACRYLATVVAALIRGEERDVVLSPDWKSLKQLQEIKPLHPLIEEIAQGSFREKQVPDIRGSGWVVKSLEAALWAFHDSSSFEEAVLKAVNLGDDADTTGAVCGQLAGACWGESHIPESLRSNLARMDLLEQALGGIVNHEI
- a CDS encoding transcriptional regulator, with the translated sequence MAGKRKPAKRIAEAAPTAEGRFSYEGLERVIHEKARLGILASLASNANGLLFNDLKQLCTLTDGNLSRHLDVLSEAGLIEVWKSTSGSRTQTMYRFSATGRQRFAEYISVLEKVVTDAQSELQPSSDKPERSNGWAPA